A genomic region of Nostoc sp. UHCC 0702 contains the following coding sequences:
- a CDS encoding Nif11-like leader peptide family natural product precursor, producing MSKQVKQFHELISQNPTLVEKLKSASDREKFVELTVQLGAEYGYSFTSTEVEVYINQNMLILMRQFS from the coding sequence ATGTCAAAACAGGTCAAACAATTTCACGAACTGATTAGCCAAAATCCAACTCTAGTGGAGAAGCTAAAAAGTGCATCTGACCGAGAAAAATTTGTAGAGTTAACGGTACAATTAGGTGCAGAGTATGGTTACAGCTTTACTTCCACAGAAGTCGAAGTCTACATCAACCAAAATATGCTGATACTGATGAGACAGTTTTCTTGA
- a CDS encoding universal stress protein: MFRKILVALHRCDDTSKYIFQEALELAKATKASLKLLHVLSVDEQESPNILTLINTLENKKRWEEFEEPGLDLLKSLTEQAIAAGVSTEYYQGLGRPGHIICETARVWEAGLIVIGRRGLSGMSELILGSVSNYVTHYAPCSVLIIQNPEQLGAESVQERQSVLSATLFSCIFNV; encoded by the coding sequence ATGTTTCGTAAAATTCTCGTCGCACTCCATCGCTGTGACGATACCAGCAAGTATATCTTTCAAGAAGCACTGGAGTTGGCAAAAGCCACTAAGGCATCTTTAAAGCTGCTCCATGTTTTATCTGTTGACGAACAAGAAAGCCCAAATATCTTGACCTTGATTAATACTCTAGAGAATAAAAAACGTTGGGAAGAGTTTGAAGAACCCGGTCTGGATTTACTCAAATCTCTCACAGAACAAGCGATCGCTGCCGGAGTATCGACTGAATATTACCAAGGTTTAGGCCGACCCGGTCATATTATTTGCGAAACTGCGCGCGTCTGGGAGGCTGGATTAATTGTCATCGGTCGGCGGGGGCTTTCTGGTATGAGCGAACTAATTTTGGGCAGTGTCAGCAACTATGTCACCCACTATGCTCCTTGCTCAGTACTCATCATACAAAACCCAGAACAACTTGGTGCTGAAAGTGTTCAAGAAAGGCAATCAGTATTATCTGCTACACTTTTTAGTTGCATATTTAACGTATAG
- a CDS encoding heavy metal translocating P-type ATPase: MSGQTTAEKLAITVIDTYPLSHAETIHYEVVHWIPGRFRVRIPQLAWDEEYTQQLKYVLGKLDFATEIQINPMASSLIVNYEHEPTAIAIATIQEKLFKAIQQASIVEIPIGWTGEEKEKANNEVDFVERLGFPVAGLVLSLGAMIGLPIPPVLIGAVVFVGAIPVFKRAWDAIQEERQLTIDFLDGLAIALHTATGHFFAPSFMLGLVEGGEVIRDMTARGSERASLDLLDCLSKTAFVIRDGQVVEIPTQDVIVGDHVVVYPGDQIPVDGVVVEGTGIIDQCKLTGESVPVTRTVGEEVFASTLLVDGTLTILSERVGNNTRAGVIVNLMQAAPVHDTRVENYAATVANQMVIPTLLIGTGVGIFSGNLNRAIALLTLDFGTGIRVSVPTTILSVLTYAARNGVLIRSGRAIEMLATIDTVVCDKTGTLTIGHAGVNDIDVMEVRLTKDEILCYAASAEKGLTHPIAEAIVHHAKDTGVSLKECEEWEYKIGLGAVAKIDGMNILVGSPRFMKQENVDLEEYDIRYPDAKSGGQSLVYVAGDGRLLGVIRYSDPPRPESKEVIRELKEMGITVHMLTGDVTRVANSIANNLGIHPENVTAEAFPEKKVEVVKALHDSGKIVAFCGDGINDSAALAYADASISFAGATDIARETADVVLMEDDLRGLIMAVKCARQAMDIIWQNTMIVAVPNLGALISGIFFALDPLLAVVINNGTAILAELNGLRPLIGPGEAMPLGHQLSAAEIAEEEKRLQERAHRSEAVNVLPTSIEVETEVVVLSSDVEEPRTNNLGVSESQSETANMV, from the coding sequence ATGTCAGGCCAAACCACTGCTGAAAAGCTTGCTATAACCGTTATTGATACTTATCCATTGAGTCACGCTGAAACAATACATTACGAGGTGGTTCATTGGATTCCGGGGCGGTTTCGCGTTCGGATTCCCCAACTTGCCTGGGATGAAGAATATACTCAACAGCTGAAGTATGTTCTAGGTAAATTGGATTTTGCAACTGAAATTCAAATTAACCCTATGGCTAGTTCGTTAATTGTTAACTACGAACACGAGCCAACTGCAATAGCAATCGCTACTATTCAAGAGAAATTGTTTAAGGCAATTCAGCAGGCATCGATTGTTGAAATTCCTATAGGATGGACTGGTGAAGAGAAGGAAAAAGCTAACAACGAAGTAGACTTTGTAGAACGTCTAGGCTTTCCTGTAGCAGGTTTAGTACTCAGTTTGGGTGCGATGATTGGGCTGCCAATTCCTCCTGTTTTGATTGGTGCTGTTGTATTTGTTGGTGCAATTCCAGTATTCAAACGAGCATGGGATGCTATCCAAGAAGAGCGCCAATTAACTATTGACTTCTTGGATGGTTTAGCGATCGCGTTGCACACAGCGACGGGACATTTCTTCGCTCCATCCTTCATGTTAGGTTTGGTAGAAGGAGGCGAAGTCATCCGGGATATGACGGCGCGGGGTAGTGAACGGGCATCCCTCGACCTACTAGATTGCTTGAGTAAGACCGCCTTTGTAATCCGCGATGGACAAGTTGTAGAGATTCCCACTCAAGATGTGATTGTTGGTGATCATGTCGTAGTCTATCCCGGTGACCAGATTCCTGTTGACGGCGTTGTTGTAGAAGGGACAGGGATTATTGACCAGTGCAAACTCACGGGTGAATCAGTACCCGTAACGCGCACAGTTGGAGAAGAAGTCTTTGCTTCTACCTTATTGGTCGATGGTACATTAACCATCCTGTCAGAACGAGTTGGCAACAATACTCGTGCTGGTGTGATTGTCAACCTGATGCAGGCTGCGCCTGTGCATGATACACGGGTTGAGAACTACGCAGCAACAGTGGCAAATCAAATGGTAATTCCCACCTTGTTAATTGGTACAGGTGTGGGCATTTTTAGCGGCAACCTGAACCGAGCGATCGCACTGCTCACCTTAGACTTTGGTACAGGCATTCGGGTTTCTGTACCTACGACAATTCTATCGGTTCTCACCTACGCGGCTCGCAATGGCGTTCTGATCCGCAGTGGTCGCGCTATTGAAATGTTAGCGACCATTGACACCGTTGTTTGTGACAAGACAGGCACACTCACTATTGGTCATGCAGGTGTCAACGATATTGATGTTATGGAAGTCCGCTTAACCAAAGATGAAATCTTGTGTTACGCGGCTAGTGCTGAGAAAGGTCTAACCCATCCCATTGCTGAGGCGATCGTTCATCACGCCAAAGACACAGGTGTTTCCCTCAAAGAATGCGAAGAGTGGGAATATAAGATTGGTCTAGGTGCAGTGGCAAAAATCGATGGTATGAATATCCTTGTCGGTAGCCCCCGATTCATGAAGCAAGAAAACGTGGATTTGGAGGAATACGACATTCGCTATCCCGATGCCAAATCAGGCGGTCAATCCCTAGTTTACGTAGCAGGCGATGGGAGACTGCTGGGCGTGATCCGCTACAGTGATCCACCACGTCCAGAAAGCAAAGAAGTCATCCGCGAACTCAAGGAGATGGGCATTACTGTGCATATGCTCACAGGTGATGTGACGCGGGTTGCTAACTCCATCGCTAATAATCTCGGCATCCATCCCGAAAATGTCACTGCTGAAGCTTTCCCAGAAAAGAAAGTAGAAGTAGTTAAAGCATTACACGACAGTGGTAAGATTGTGGCATTCTGCGGCGATGGCATTAACGACTCTGCCGCGTTGGCTTACGCCGATGCCTCAATATCCTTTGCAGGTGCCACCGACATCGCTAGAGAAACAGCCGATGTGGTGCTGATGGAAGATGACCTGCGCGGCTTAATCATGGCGGTTAAATGTGCGCGTCAAGCAATGGATATTATTTGGCAGAACACTATGATCGTGGCAGTTCCCAACTTAGGTGCGTTGATCTCTGGTATTTTCTTCGCTCTCGATCCCCTTTTAGCGGTAGTAATCAACAATGGTACTGCTATCCTGGCAGAACTCAATGGTCTACGTCCGCTGATCGGCCCTGGTGAAGCTATGCCATTAGGACATCAGCTAAGTGCAGCTGAAATTGCTGAGGAAGAAAAGCGATTACAAGAACGTGCTCATAGATCCGAAGCAGTTAATGTTTTACCAACTTCTATAGAAGTAGAGACTGAAGTAGTGGTTCTTTCGTCTGATGTGGAAGAACCTCGGACTAATAATTTAGGTGTGAGTGAGTCTCAATCAGAAACAGCAAACATGGTTTAG
- a CDS encoding SUMF1/EgtB/PvdO family nonheme iron enzyme, whose protein sequence is MPQCPVCQTKYVADQTENCSVCGWNLQAHSLIIGLIPEVSSKEQARLEWAQKIWATVKPVREQIQQFQSQLQEADQTIAQLHSELEQANQQCQKLLATLEQRESDLARLVSQSDELNHELSDFRGQLEQTNQVQVQSPTPEIIEAESQGQTLLELEQSQITTALPIKVQTLIFQVVTVDTQGQLANCYGSEAHYFQEELENVALDMIILPGGVFWMGSQEAEQGRESHEEPQHQVTIEPFCMGRFTITQAQWRAIANLPTINRSLDPDPAHTKGENQPVEQVSWHDAIEFCARLTKLTRRDYRLPSEAEWEYACRARTTTPFHFGETITPELANYDGNYIYNLEPVGQYRQRTVPVGSFQVANAFGLCDMHGNVWEWCADAWHDNYQQAPCDGSVWEQAELQEHRLLRGGSWYCLPSLCRAAQRHWDKADHGGSGIGFRVVCSSAKQGAEENNK, encoded by the coding sequence ATGCCTCAATGTCCTGTTTGCCAAACGAAATATGTTGCAGATCAAACCGAGAATTGCTCAGTGTGTGGTTGGAACCTCCAAGCGCACTCTTTAATAATTGGGCTGATTCCAGAAGTTTCCTCGAAAGAGCAGGCGAGGTTGGAATGGGCACAAAAGATCTGGGCAACGGTCAAACCTGTTCGTGAGCAAATCCAGCAGTTTCAGTCCCAGCTTCAAGAAGCAGACCAAACCATCGCTCAACTCCATTCTGAGTTAGAGCAAGCAAACCAACAATGTCAAAAACTTTTAGCCACCTTAGAACAACGAGAATCAGATTTAGCACGTCTGGTTTCACAATCAGACGAGTTAAACCATGAATTAAGCGACTTCCGGGGACAACTAGAGCAAACAAATCAAGTACAAGTTCAATCTCCAACACCAGAGATCATTGAAGCAGAATCTCAAGGTCAAACCCTTTTAGAACTGGAACAATCCCAAATTACAACAGCTTTACCAATCAAGGTGCAAACTTTGATTTTTCAGGTAGTGACTGTTGATACACAAGGACAACTGGCTAATTGCTATGGAAGTGAAGCTCACTACTTCCAGGAAGAACTAGAGAATGTTGCTTTAGATATGATTATTCTGCCAGGGGGTGTCTTTTGGATGGGTTCCCAAGAGGCAGAACAAGGGCGAGAAAGTCACGAAGAACCCCAACATCAGGTAACAATTGAGCCTTTTTGTATGGGAAGATTTACAATTACTCAGGCACAATGGCGAGCGATCGCTAATTTACCAACTATTAATCGCTCTCTCGATCCTGACCCAGCCCATACTAAAGGCGAAAACCAACCTGTAGAACAAGTCTCGTGGCACGATGCGATCGAATTTTGTGCCCGACTAACCAAACTCACCAGACGAGATTATCGCTTACCAAGCGAAGCAGAATGGGAGTACGCCTGTCGCGCCAGAACAACAACACCTTTCCATTTTGGTGAAACCATTACACCCGAACTAGCTAATTATGATGGCAATTACATCTACAACTTAGAACCTGTAGGTCAATATCGCCAACGGACAGTACCAGTAGGAAGTTTCCAAGTTGCTAACGCATTTGGACTATGCGATATGCATGGCAACGTATGGGAGTGGTGTGCCGATGCTTGGCACGACAACTATCAACAAGCTCCCTGTGACGGTAGCGTTTGGGAACAAGCTGAACTTCAAGAGCATCGCCTCTTGCGGGGTGGTTCTTGGTATTGTCTACCAAGCCTTTGTCGTGCCGCTCAGCGCCATTGGGATAAAGCTGATCATGGGGGTAGTGGTATTGGTTTTCGAGTAGTCTGTTCTAGTGCAAAGCAAGGGGCAGAGGAGAATAACAAATGA
- a CDS encoding heavy metal translocating P-type ATPase — translation MPAPTEYEIPIKNQFQEIDYEIVHITQERLRIRIPRLADDPEYASSLTWLIESFDFIVSVRINQPSSSLIVYYEPDVSLTTVQKSLLNSIQQASVVELPPGTVPIKTELRPEIDWIERLGLPMISLGLAVLSNQLMLPIPGLVIGGLIAVAAAPFVTRLIETTVKERRLDADILDALWLGLYTIKGDFVGPSLMLSLMETGDVLRDATARASKRQFMDLFMDMNKSVKVERDGQEVQVPLKDVQKGDRVIVYPGEMIPVSGRVLRGTALIDEHKLTGESTLVSRSEGQVVHASTLLLQGKICILTKRIGKNTRLGVTVELLQSAPVHDTRVEDYAAKVADATIVPTLVLSGAIFALTRDVSRSLAPLHLDFSHSIRIAVPSTVLAALTYAARHGIYIRSGRALEILARTDTVVFDKTGTLTQGNAEVVAVKTARPEISSAYVLQIAASAEQGNTHPVASAILRHAQENNIKTQPCEAWDYRIGFGVVAQISGQRILAGSYRLMLQEGIDINPTHQRHPELRTGNQSTVYVAMSGELLGVILYTDPVRKESAEVIATLESQGQQIYMLSGDSQRVANRVAQELGIKSSHVYAESFPDQKVEVICQLQSQERTVVFIGEGINDAAALAHADVSISFASGIDIARETADIVLLDDDLRGIPHAIAIAKQAMDIIYQNTALIAIPNIGVVLAGILFAFDPVLGVIVSNGSALIAELNSFRPLFNTQAAPSFDSVVVKSIPDTKRPAKSAKPPADSREFQILTPNLQPTVPS, via the coding sequence ATGCCCGCACCGACAGAATATGAAATTCCCATAAAAAATCAATTTCAGGAAATAGATTATGAAATTGTCCACATTACTCAGGAGCGACTTCGGATTCGTATACCTCGGCTGGCGGATGATCCAGAGTATGCAAGTTCGCTGACTTGGCTCATAGAATCTTTTGATTTTATTGTTAGTGTGCGAATTAACCAGCCATCTAGCTCGTTAATTGTCTATTATGAACCTGACGTGTCTTTAACAACGGTACAAAAAAGCTTGTTAAATAGCATTCAGCAAGCTAGCGTCGTTGAACTTCCGCCGGGGACAGTGCCAATAAAAACGGAACTAAGACCAGAAATCGATTGGATAGAGCGGCTTGGACTACCTATGATCAGCTTGGGTTTGGCTGTGCTTTCTAATCAGTTGATGCTACCTATCCCAGGTTTAGTAATTGGTGGCTTAATTGCTGTGGCTGCTGCACCCTTTGTGACTAGGCTGATAGAAACAACTGTAAAAGAACGACGACTAGACGCGGATATTCTTGACGCACTTTGGCTAGGTCTTTACACCATTAAAGGAGACTTTGTAGGGCCGTCACTTATGTTGAGTTTAATGGAAACAGGGGATGTGCTGCGAGATGCCACCGCCCGCGCTTCAAAGAGGCAATTTATGGATTTGTTCATGGATATGAATAAATCTGTCAAGGTGGAACGGGATGGACAAGAGGTGCAGGTTCCCCTAAAAGATGTACAAAAAGGCGATCGCGTTATTGTCTATCCAGGTGAAATGATTCCAGTGAGTGGTCGAGTACTGCGGGGTACAGCATTAATTGATGAACATAAACTTACGGGAGAGTCTACGTTAGTTTCTCGCTCTGAAGGACAGGTAGTTCACGCCTCAACTTTATTGTTACAAGGCAAGATTTGCATACTAACAAAACGAATTGGCAAAAATACTCGCTTAGGAGTGACAGTCGAACTCTTGCAATCTGCTCCAGTTCATGATACACGCGTTGAAGATTATGCAGCCAAAGTTGCTGATGCGACTATTGTACCAACCCTCGTCCTGAGCGGCGCAATTTTTGCTCTCACTAGAGATGTATCGCGATCGCTTGCTCCTTTGCACCTCGATTTTAGCCACAGCATTCGCATTGCCGTACCTTCTACGGTTCTAGCAGCGCTTACCTATGCTGCGCGGCATGGCATCTACATCCGTAGCGGACGTGCCCTGGAAATATTAGCACGGACAGATACAGTCGTTTTCGATAAAACCGGAACGCTAACCCAAGGTAATGCGGAAGTTGTAGCGGTCAAAACCGCCAGACCAGAAATTTCTTCAGCCTATGTCTTACAAATTGCGGCATCGGCAGAACAAGGTAACACTCATCCTGTAGCTAGTGCGATTCTGCGTCATGCCCAGGAGAATAATATCAAAACTCAACCTTGTGAAGCTTGGGATTATCGCATTGGCTTTGGTGTTGTTGCCCAAATTTCTGGACAACGGATTTTAGCCGGTAGCTATCGTTTGATGCTGCAAGAAGGCATAGATATTAATCCCACTCATCAACGTCATCCAGAGCTAAGAACAGGTAACCAATCTACAGTGTATGTCGCCATGAGTGGTGAATTGTTAGGCGTAATTTTGTATACAGACCCCGTCCGGAAAGAAAGCGCCGAAGTAATTGCCACCTTAGAAAGCCAAGGTCAGCAGATCTATATGTTAAGTGGCGATAGCCAACGAGTTGCTAATCGTGTAGCTCAGGAGTTGGGCATCAAAAGTAGTCATGTTTATGCAGAATCGTTTCCTGACCAAAAAGTCGAGGTTATATGCCAACTCCAAAGCCAAGAGCGGACTGTAGTTTTCATTGGAGAAGGCATAAATGATGCCGCAGCTTTAGCACATGCAGATGTTTCCATTTCTTTTGCTAGTGGTATTGATATTGCGCGAGAAACCGCCGATATAGTCCTCTTAGATGATGATCTGCGGGGCATACCTCATGCCATTGCGATCGCAAAACAAGCAATGGATATTATTTACCAAAATACTGCCCTCATTGCTATACCAAATATTGGTGTAGTACTTGCAGGCATTTTATTTGCTTTCGATCCAGTTTTAGGCGTCATCGTCAGTAATGGTTCAGCCCTGATTGCCGAGTTGAACAGTTTCCGCCCCCTGTTTAATACCCAAGCCGCTCCTAGCTTCGATTCAGTCGTGGTAAAATCTATACCCGATACTAAACGCCCTGCTAAATCTGCTAAACCCCCTGCTGATTCTAGAGAATTTCAAATACTTACTCCCAATCTCCAGCCCACAGTCCCCAGTTAA
- a CDS encoding ParB N-terminal domain-containing protein: MSFIAIDRVSIQPNRRPLNDQKVAELMQSIKANGLLNPITIDQNFNLIAGLHRLTACKLLGLEQIEYRIMTCEDEDHARLAEIDENLIRNELEALERSELWLERDQILERIGLRAQSGENQYTKKGGESISPPGKTTVQLAQEAGYNKRTYQLGKQIAKNIHPEVKEVIKKTPVAKSHSTLLKIARAGSKEREQAEQAEQKAQEAKRQQRQEEMETQAKLAAEARTKLKEQQLIVLQSSTAQKQAKQCIKSAKPQVEKKINATPILPRAELGDEWILDKHLVYCDDTAEDKFIDLLPSNAALAIATLSSEWNHDYLINEAHVVAVLAREGHIQDFCARHRMPFRFEWVFGELYVGIYSQAPILKPEKPVGIEGVEGIVAYLISLYTKHDNFVIAPFLGHAEVLIACERMGRICFAGDKATENVDRAIARWQKWTGQEAKREKHCYT, encoded by the coding sequence ATGTCCTTTATTGCCATTGATAGGGTTAGTATCCAGCCCAACAGGCGTCCTCTGAACGACCAAAAAGTTGCTGAGTTGATGCAATCTATTAAGGCGAACGGACTCTTGAACCCCATAACCATCGATCAAAATTTCAATCTGATTGCAGGACTGCACCGCCTAACTGCTTGCAAGCTCTTGGGGCTGGAACAGATTGAATACCGGATTATGACTTGTGAAGACGAAGACCATGCCAGATTGGCTGAAATCGATGAAAACCTGATTCGTAATGAACTAGAAGCCTTAGAACGATCTGAACTCTGGCTAGAGAGAGACCAAATCTTAGAACGGATAGGTCTGCGTGCTCAATCTGGAGAGAACCAATACACCAAAAAAGGGGGTGAATCAATTTCACCCCCTGGTAAAACGACAGTACAACTAGCTCAAGAGGCAGGTTATAACAAGCGGACATATCAATTAGGAAAGCAAATTGCTAAAAATATTCACCCAGAAGTTAAGGAGGTGATTAAGAAAACACCTGTTGCCAAGAGTCACTCCACTTTGTTAAAAATAGCCAGAGCGGGTAGTAAAGAGCGCGAGCAAGCAGAACAGGCAGAACAAAAAGCACAAGAAGCGAAGCGTCAGCAAAGGCAAGAAGAAATGGAAACACAAGCCAAGTTAGCAGCAGAGGCTAGAACTAAGCTCAAGGAACAGCAATTGATTGTACTACAAAGCTCTACTGCTCAAAAGCAGGCAAAACAGTGTATAAAATCTGCTAAGCCACAAGTTGAAAAAAAAATCAATGCTACTCCAATTCTACCAAGGGCAGAGTTAGGAGATGAGTGGATACTTGATAAGCATTTAGTTTACTGTGATGATACGGCTGAAGATAAATTTATTGACCTTCTTCCTTCCAATGCTGCTTTAGCGATCGCTACTCTTTCATCTGAGTGGAATCACGATTATCTCATTAATGAAGCTCACGTTGTTGCTGTGCTAGCTCGTGAAGGACACATCCAAGATTTTTGTGCTCGCCATCGTATGCCCTTTAGATTTGAGTGGGTCTTCGGTGAATTATATGTCGGGATTTACTCTCAAGCTCCCATTCTCAAACCAGAGAAGCCTGTTGGCATTGAGGGTGTAGAGGGAATTGTTGCTTATTTAATCAGTTTGTATACAAAACATGATAATTTTGTGATTGCACCTTTTTTGGGACATGCTGAAGTATTAATTGCTTGTGAAAGGATGGGACGCATCTGCTTTGCTGGTGACAAAGCCACAGAGAATGTTGACAGAGCGATCGCTCGGTGGCAAAAATGGACAGGACAAGAGGCGAAAAGAGAAAAACACTGTTATACCTAG